One window from the genome of Bacillus tianshenii encodes:
- a CDS encoding S8 family peptidase has translation MKVLSLLLAFQLAVGNTGDTPAPTHTNTYELPQMEHWGLKVSKIKEAHERGYSGKGVKIAVVDTGIDRSHPDIDLSGGASFVDYTADYQDDQGHGTYVAGLIAANHNDIGVLGIAPDAEIYGLKANDSQRKGPIANFVNAVNWAIEHNMDIIHFSWSTDEYSSELEAALKRAYKHNILIVGSAGNTQSGVRYPAKFPYVIAVSAIAPNLQKAGFSNFGPEIEFTAPGTGMYSLNTNQSYARTSGTSLAAPHVTGILALMKEAYPEKTNMELRAMLQAHAKDIGEEGRDDLYGYGIVQAPLAILPKKAPLQRSKPVRQIEVFDWNMKQHYGKKLTVVAQNKDEYTVLPPGYTKPIKMKPNNITFTSVQVVELSKKQTIYDKPNGRAIAAIGPQKLSAFQKKGDWYEVETWIGKKWIKLS, from the coding sequence ATGAAGGTTTTATCATTATTATTAGCATTCCAATTAGCGGTCGGAAATACAGGTGACACACCAGCACCAACTCATACAAATACATATGAATTGCCACAGATGGAGCATTGGGGACTTAAGGTAAGTAAGATTAAGGAAGCTCACGAGCGAGGCTACAGTGGAAAAGGAGTGAAGATTGCGGTAGTCGATACAGGAATTGACCGCTCGCACCCTGACATTGATCTCTCGGGCGGTGCTTCTTTCGTTGATTATACGGCTGATTATCAAGATGACCAAGGGCACGGTACATATGTGGCTGGATTAATTGCGGCGAATCATAATGATATTGGTGTATTAGGTATTGCACCTGATGCAGAAATTTACGGACTGAAGGCAAATGACAGCCAGCGAAAAGGTCCGATTGCAAACTTTGTCAACGCCGTGAATTGGGCGATTGAACATAATATGGATATTATTCATTTTAGCTGGAGCACAGATGAATACAGCTCTGAGTTAGAGGCAGCGCTGAAACGAGCGTACAAACATAATATCTTAATTGTCGGTTCAGCAGGCAACACACAAAGCGGCGTGCGTTATCCCGCAAAATTCCCGTATGTCATAGCAGTCTCAGCAATCGCCCCAAACCTGCAAAAAGCAGGCTTCTCAAACTTCGGGCCAGAAATTGAGTTCACAGCTCCAGGCACAGGCATGTACAGCTTAAATACGAATCAATCCTATGCAAGAACGAGTGGCACGTCATTAGCTGCGCCGCATGTGACAGGCATTTTAGCCTTAATGAAAGAAGCGTATCCTGAGAAGACGAATATGGAACTGCGGGCAATGCTTCAGGCGCATGCAAAGGATATTGGTGAAGAAGGCAGAGACGACCTGTACGGTTACGGTATTGTGCAAGCGCCGTTAGCCATCCTGCCAAAGAAAGCACCACTGCAAAGAAGCAAGCCTGTCAGACAAATTGAAGTGTTTGATTGGAATATGAAGCAGCACTATGGTAAAAAACTAACCGTCGTGGCGCAGAACAAAGATGAATATACCGTTCTTCCACCTGGCTATACAAAACCGATAAAAATGAAACCGAATAACATTACATTTACAAGCGTTCAAGTGGTTGAGCTTTCAAAAAAACAGACAATCTACGACAAACCAAACGGACGAGCAATCGCCGCAATAGGTCCGCAAAAGCTTTCTGCCTTTCAAAAAAAAGGTGACTGGTATGAGGTTGAAACATGGATCGGAAAGAAATGGATAAAGTTATCATAG
- a CDS encoding alpha/beta hydrolase: protein MSVYYEIHQSHPSHEWICFFHGLGGSHRMFSKQIESFRDQYNLLLFDLPGHGASEGQAEYSPVTLASTVLTLMNKLNIKKAHLLGVSLGTMVIQEICYAAPERVLSVINGGTAVSLRRWGKILSKLVFAPFSKVVIPYLWNYKTLAYLLMPKNNHKRSRHFFIQEAKKMNKEDYFKWCDFLLQFVVRYKKMYKEFQFHIPQLHIMGSEDHMFLKGVRRYFHEKDIRIIEKCGHVCNIEKHKEFNRHVLEFLKEQHEKKSKLLTKVN from the coding sequence ATGAGCGTTTATTATGAAATACATCAAAGTCACCCCAGCCATGAATGGATTTGTTTCTTTCACGGGTTAGGGGGAAGTCATCGAATGTTCTCGAAGCAAATTGAATCGTTTCGTGATCAGTATAATTTGCTGCTGTTTGACTTGCCTGGTCATGGTGCTTCTGAAGGGCAGGCGGAGTATTCACCTGTTACGTTGGCGTCAACGGTTTTGACGTTAATGAACAAGCTGAATATTAAGAAGGCGCATTTATTAGGTGTGTCACTAGGGACGATGGTTATTCAAGAAATCTGCTATGCGGCACCAGAGCGTGTGCTTTCAGTTATCAATGGAGGTACCGCTGTTTCATTAAGGCGATGGGGTAAAATACTGAGTAAGCTTGTATTTGCACCTTTCTCCAAAGTGGTCATTCCCTATCTATGGAACTATAAAACACTTGCGTATCTGCTAATGCCGAAAAACAACCATAAGCGAAGCCGTCATTTCTTCATTCAAGAAGCAAAAAAGATGAACAAAGAGGATTACTTCAAATGGTGTGACTTTCTTTTGCAGTTTGTTGTCCGTTATAAGAAAATGTACAAAGAATTTCAATTCCATATTCCACAGCTTCATATTATGGGCTCTGAAGACCATATGTTTCTAAAAGGTGTGCGGCGATACTTTCATGAAAAAGACATACGCATTATTGAAAAGTGCGGGCATGTCTGCAATATCGAGAAGCATAAAGAATTCAACCGCCATGTGCTGGAATTTCTGAAAGAGCAGCACGAGAAGAAGAGTAAACTTCTAACAAAAGTAAATTAA
- a CDS encoding Rpn family recombination-promoting nuclease/putative transposase — MKIETSWHKKGREEGRQEGIQEGRQEGLREVKKEVARKMLQEGFAVEQIMKITDLSEEEVAKLKGE; from the coding sequence ATGAAGATAGAAACATCTTGGCATAAGAAAGGGAGAGAGGAAGGCAGACAGGAAGGAATACAGGAAGGAAGGCAAGAAGGATTGCGAGAAGTAAAGAAAGAAGTAGCGCGGAAGATGTTGCAAGAAGGATTTGCTGTTGAGCAGATTATGAAGATAACAGACCTGTCAGAAGAGGAAGTTGCGAAGCTTAAGGGGGAGTAA
- a CDS encoding Rpn family recombination-promoting nuclease/putative transposase, translating into MTTVYQDHDRWFKELLGTFFEEFFAAFFPHVSEAVDFEATTFLSEELFTDILEGEKRRVDLLAKVRLRQDEAIVIIHVEPQSYKQEAFNERMFVYFSRLYEKHRKPILPVAVFSYDENYEERDTFEVIFPFKEVLRFAFDKLELRKLNWRDYLKAPNPAAAALLSKMNYSKAERVQVKKEFLRMLVKMELDDARMTLITGFFERYLKLNPQEETELQTEITTLPEEEEEAVMKIETSWHKKGREEGIQEGRQEGRQEGRQEGLREGLQEGKQEGLREGIQAVARKMLQEGFVVEQIMKITDLSEEEIEKLKEE; encoded by the coding sequence TTGACAACTGTATATCAAGATCATGACCGTTGGTTTAAGGAACTGTTAGGCACGTTTTTTGAAGAGTTCTTCGCTGCGTTCTTTCCGCATGTGTCAGAGGCCGTTGACTTTGAAGCGACCACATTTCTGTCGGAGGAATTGTTTACGGACATTTTAGAAGGAGAAAAGCGCCGTGTAGACTTACTGGCAAAGGTGCGCCTGCGTCAGGATGAGGCAATTGTGATTATTCATGTTGAGCCGCAAAGCTATAAGCAGGAGGCCTTTAATGAGCGGATGTTTGTGTATTTCAGCCGTTTGTACGAAAAGCACCGCAAGCCGATTCTGCCTGTTGCTGTGTTCAGCTATGATGAGAATTACGAAGAGCGGGATACGTTTGAGGTCATCTTTCCGTTTAAAGAGGTGCTGCGCTTTGCTTTTGACAAGCTCGAGCTGCGAAAGCTTAATTGGCGTGACTACTTGAAAGCCCCCAACCCAGCCGCTGCGGCATTGCTTAGTAAAATGAACTACAGTAAGGCTGAACGCGTTCAAGTGAAGAAAGAATTCCTGCGCATGCTTGTTAAAATGGAGCTGGATGACGCAAGAATGACCCTTATTACAGGCTTTTTCGAGCGATATTTGAAGCTCAATCCGCAAGAAGAAACCGAGCTTCAAACCGAAATCACCACCTTACCCGAAGAAGAGGAGGAAGCTGTTATGAAGATAGAAACATCTTGGCATAAGAAAGGAAGAGAGGAAGGGATACAGGAAGGCAGACAGGAAGGAAGACAAGAAGGAAGACAAGAAGGATTGCGAGAAGGTTTGCAGGAAGGAAAGCAAGAAGGGCTGCGAGAAGGAATACAGGCAGTAGCGCGGAAGATGTTGCAAGAAGGTTTCGTTGTTGAGCAGATTATGAAGATAACAGATCTGTCAGAGGAAGAGATTGAAAAGCTTAAGGAGGAATAG
- a CDS encoding SDR family oxidoreductase, which yields MNILITGATGFVGTRLTKELLEKGHSVYALVRTERKEKALYSKIPEHLQDSLHTLRGDISTSMLGIPAQQLQQLTWKIDTVYHAAAYLSFDESEREKTFQINVGGTKNVLEFASQINVKNFFHVSTAYTLGKQLYGKEELHSVENEFVNTYEESKCHAEHLLFEYSDRFNISIFRPAIIIGDSKTGEAESNFALYGVLRSFSLLKKRMKRNKELFQKKIKFMCNQHTHSNFVPVDYVTKVLAAGVMHAEHGKIYHITNSNPPSHKLVFELTKEALNLQNVEIVPVNYQGVLSKMDKFLNQAAQVFHPYMEKSVKFEDTNTKALLHEASEQPLEMDTAMLRNIIFAFNKPINA from the coding sequence ATGAATATTTTGATTACTGGCGCAACAGGCTTTGTAGGGACGCGCTTAACGAAAGAATTACTAGAAAAAGGGCACAGCGTGTATGCGTTAGTCCGCACGGAACGTAAAGAGAAAGCGCTTTATTCAAAAATACCTGAGCATCTGCAAGACAGCCTTCACACACTTCGAGGTGATATTTCAACATCGATGCTAGGTATTCCAGCACAACAACTACAACAATTAACGTGGAAAATCGATACGGTTTACCACGCGGCAGCATATTTGTCTTTTGATGAAAGTGAACGAGAGAAGACGTTTCAAATAAATGTAGGCGGCACAAAAAATGTGCTAGAGTTTGCAAGTCAGATTAACGTGAAGAACTTCTTCCATGTGAGTACAGCTTATACGCTCGGAAAACAACTATATGGCAAAGAAGAGTTGCATTCAGTAGAAAATGAGTTTGTGAACACGTATGAAGAAAGTAAATGCCACGCAGAGCATTTGCTGTTTGAATATAGCGATCGATTTAACATTAGTATCTTCAGACCAGCGATTATTATTGGAGATTCGAAAACAGGTGAAGCGGAGTCGAACTTTGCTTTATATGGCGTCTTGCGGAGCTTCTCCTTATTGAAAAAGCGGATGAAGCGAAACAAAGAACTATTCCAGAAGAAGATTAAATTCATGTGCAACCAGCATACACATTCAAACTTTGTACCAGTTGATTATGTAACGAAAGTGTTAGCCGCAGGTGTGATGCATGCTGAACACGGAAAAATCTATCACATTACGAATTCGAACCCGCCTTCACATAAGCTTGTCTTCGAATTAACGAAGGAAGCATTAAATTTGCAAAATGTCGAGATCGTGCCTGTCAATTATCAAGGTGTATTAAGCAAGATGGACAAGTTCTTAAACCAAGCAGCACAAGTCTTCCACCCTTATATGGAGAAGTCCGTAAAGTTCGAAGACACAAATACAAAAGCATTGCTACATGAAGCGAGTGAGCAGCCTCTAGAGATGGATACGGCCATGCTGCGCAATATTATCTTCGCCTTCAACAAGCCAATAAATGCATAA
- a CDS encoding nucleoside triphosphate pyrophosphohydrolase, whose protein sequence is MPKHNKLVRDKILEIIEAAGKEAKWSILSDEEYIIELKMKLHEEVAEFEQEEDTEKAVEELADILEVVFALSNAYGADDKRLLDMMKIKAAARGGFEKKVFLEEVEDE, encoded by the coding sequence ATGCCAAAACATAACAAACTGGTCAGAGACAAAATTCTAGAAATAATCGAAGCCGCAGGAAAAGAAGCCAAATGGTCTATTCTCTCAGACGAAGAATACATCATAGAATTAAAAATGAAACTGCATGAAGAAGTAGCTGAATTTGAACAGGAAGAAGACACAGAAAAAGCAGTCGAAGAACTAGCCGACATCCTAGAAGTCGTCTTTGCTCTAAGCAATGCCTATGGTGCCGATGATAAAAGGTTGTTAGATATGATGAAAATCAAAGCCGCTGCACGTGGCGGGTTTGAGAAGAAGGTGTTTTTGGAAGAGGTAGAGGATGAATAA
- a CDS encoding S-layer homology domain-containing protein, with translation MKRKYLIWGSLAAGLFLYSGGDIAVASEGESNYSEEKRESGIVAGELGGNADITINEDGTVKVSYTAKNQTPYELDFTFHNGLKVDYILSNSEGEVISQYSNEVMTTQAIETITLKQAEEINREFLLKDLKPGSYSIKLFLNVPEQNGMVTKTFSIEQQQSFKDITADFWAYDEIDYLANREIIAGYPDGSFKPNLEITNAQAIIMLTRVLNHSDKAKEIVIQESLTNNPDEPLTRKVMAEILADGFQLEEGKGYSFSDVSPSNAAVAKLAANGITTGFPDGTFKPDAAVTRAQFAVFTARAMNEHFRNE, from the coding sequence ATGAAGAGGAAGTATTTAATATGGGGCTCGCTTGCGGCAGGGCTTTTTCTGTACAGTGGAGGTGACATTGCCGTGGCATCAGAAGGAGAAAGCAACTATTCAGAAGAGAAAAGGGAGAGTGGTATTGTTGCTGGTGAATTAGGAGGAAATGCGGACATCACAATAAACGAAGACGGCACAGTAAAGGTAAGCTACACAGCGAAAAACCAAACACCATATGAGCTTGATTTCACATTTCATAACGGCTTAAAAGTTGACTATATCCTTTCCAATTCAGAAGGAGAGGTCATCTCTCAGTATTCAAACGAAGTTATGACCACACAGGCTATCGAAACGATCACGTTAAAGCAGGCTGAAGAAATCAACCGTGAATTTCTTCTTAAAGACTTGAAGCCTGGCAGCTATTCCATCAAGCTTTTCTTAAATGTTCCAGAGCAAAATGGGATGGTTACGAAAACATTCAGCATTGAACAGCAGCAGTCATTCAAGGACATCACAGCTGATTTCTGGGCCTATGATGAAATCGATTATTTAGCTAACCGTGAGATTATCGCCGGTTATCCTGATGGTTCTTTCAAGCCAAACCTGGAAATCACAAATGCTCAAGCAATTATTATGCTGACACGCGTATTGAATCATAGCGACAAAGCAAAGGAAATCGTAATACAAGAAAGTTTAACGAACAATCCGGATGAACCGCTCACACGTAAAGTAATGGCTGAGATTCTTGCTGATGGGTTTCAGCTGGAGGAAGGTAAGGGCTATTCTTTCTCTGATGTGTCACCATCGAACGCTGCTGTTGCAAAGCTTGCAGCAAATGGTATCACGACTGGCTTCCCAGACGGTACGTTCAAGCCAGACGCAGCTGTCACAAGAGCTCAATTTGCTGTTTTCACCGCTAGGGCGATGAATGAACATTTTCGAAACGAATAA
- a CDS encoding Na+/H+ antiporter NhaC family protein: MTQTKGNALALLPLVVFLGLFIGSGIITGDFYKMPILVAVIIAAGVALAMNRQDSLMTKVERFAKGAGNPDIMIMVFIFVLAGAFSATAKGMGAVESTVNLALTVLPQNLLIAGLFIIGGFISLSMGTSMGTIAALGPIGVGISQQTDLSMALVMGAIVGGAMFGDNLSIISDTTIAAVRTQKTEMRDKFKTNFFIVLPAALITVIVLIAITLGNTSEVTAGDYNWVKMLPYLSVLVAALLGFNVLAILAGGVLLSGVIGLIDGSYTIASFFAKITEGIAGMSELILLSMTIAGMVALITHNGGIQFILNSLTRNIKTKKGAEFGIAGLVGLTNLSTANNTISIITAGPLAKNIADEYGIDNRKSASVLDIFSCSVQGLIPYGAQMLTAASFASLSPVSILPYTFYPILIAISGAIAILIGFPRFKTEPKGQKVYTMKESYENK; the protein is encoded by the coding sequence ATGACTCAAACAAAAGGCAATGCGCTTGCATTGTTGCCACTCGTAGTCTTCTTGGGCTTATTTATCGGCTCAGGCATTATTACAGGAGATTTCTACAAGATGCCAATCTTAGTTGCAGTAATCATTGCGGCTGGTGTGGCACTTGCGATGAATAGACAAGATTCCTTAATGACAAAGGTAGAACGATTCGCTAAAGGTGCCGGTAACCCGGATATTATGATTATGGTGTTCATCTTCGTGCTTGCCGGAGCATTTTCCGCAACAGCGAAAGGAATGGGCGCGGTGGAATCAACGGTAAACCTTGCGTTGACTGTTCTTCCGCAAAATCTGCTTATTGCAGGGTTGTTCATTATTGGAGGCTTCATTTCTCTTTCAATGGGAACGTCTATGGGAACGATTGCGGCGCTGGGCCCAATCGGTGTCGGCATCAGCCAGCAAACTGACCTGTCAATGGCGCTTGTAATGGGTGCGATTGTCGGTGGAGCGATGTTCGGTGATAACCTATCAATTATTTCGGATACAACAATTGCGGCGGTTCGGACGCAGAAGACGGAAATGCGGGACAAGTTCAAGACAAACTTCTTCATCGTCTTACCAGCAGCACTGATTACCGTTATCGTCTTAATTGCCATTACACTTGGGAACACATCAGAAGTAACAGCTGGTGACTACAACTGGGTGAAGATGCTTCCATACTTGAGTGTTCTCGTTGCGGCGTTGCTTGGTTTTAACGTGCTGGCGATTTTAGCTGGAGGTGTACTTCTTTCAGGAGTCATCGGGCTGATTGACGGAAGCTATACAATTGCAAGCTTCTTTGCGAAGATTACTGAAGGTATTGCGGGCATGTCGGAATTGATTCTATTGTCGATGACAATTGCCGGAATGGTAGCGCTGATTACACATAACGGCGGCATTCAATTTATCTTAAACAGCCTGACACGCAATATTAAGACAAAGAAAGGTGCAGAGTTCGGCATCGCAGGCCTTGTCGGCTTAACAAACCTTTCAACAGCAAACAATACCATTTCAATCATTACAGCCGGACCATTGGCGAAAAACATTGCGGACGAATACGGAATTGACAACCGCAAATCTGCAAGTGTGCTTGATATCTTCTCTTGCAGTGTCCAAGGCTTAATTCCATATGGCGCACAGATGCTGACAGCAGCAAGCTTTGCATCACTCTCACCTGTCAGCATCCTGCCATACACATTCTACCCAATCCTAATTGCCATTTCCGGGGCTATTGCGATTCTAATCGGCTTCCCTCGCTTTAAGACAGAGCCAAAAGGACAAAAAGTTTATACAATGAAAGAAAGCTATGAAAATAAATAA
- a CDS encoding organic hydroperoxide resistance protein: protein MDKPLYTAKATAVGGRNGSVKSDDGVVDYNLSMPKSLGGDGDPKATNPEQLFAAGYSACFGSALEMAAKEEKKDIDARVTANVSIGKDEESFGISVVMHVEVSGVKIDEAKELVARAHEVCPYSKATRGNIDVELNTELM, encoded by the coding sequence TTGGATAAACCATTATATACAGCGAAAGCAACCGCAGTTGGAGGACGTAATGGGTCGGTGAAATCAGATGACGGTGTGGTTGATTACAACTTATCGATGCCGAAATCACTTGGCGGAGATGGCGACCCGAAAGCGACAAATCCTGAGCAGTTATTTGCGGCAGGCTACTCCGCATGCTTTGGCAGTGCACTTGAAATGGCAGCGAAGGAAGAAAAGAAAGACATTGATGCGCGTGTAACCGCAAACGTTAGCATTGGAAAAGATGAGGAAAGCTTCGGGATCAGCGTTGTGATGCATGTAGAAGTAAGTGGTGTGAAGATTGATGAAGCGAAGGAGCTTGTCGCACGCGCTCATGAAGTATGTCCATACTCCAAGGCAACACGCGGTAACATTGATGTGGAATTGAATACAGAATTGATGTAG